TCTTCCCCGACTTTTGTGACACAATGGCGCTGGCCTGCATGGTTGGGGCCACCCCCCGTAACGTCCGCCAAGCGCCCAACGTCCCGTAAACCACCGGGGCCACGTTGAGTTTAGCGTTCTTGGTAAAGCCGACGATCGTAAACTTGGTGTTGACCGAATTTAACGTGATGTGGTCGCCCACCCGGTACCCCTGGTTCTGTAACGAGCTATCGGCGACCACTTGGCGGTTGGTCGTGGGCTTATGCCCCGTGGTTAGCTTCAGGTTCTTGGCGATAAATTGCGTTTGGTCTAACCCTAAGAACTGGGCCGACACGTTGGTCTTACCCTTGGCCTTGGCGACGACGCCCGCTTGACCCACGTAGGCCTGGTGCTTGGTCAACGTTAATTTATTGGCCGTGGCGGTGGTGATCAGCGACTGTGACAGACTCACGTTGGCGTCGCGGTCGAGAGTCACCGTCTGGGCGTCCCAACTATCGATGGCCTGGGTGTTCTGTTGCGCCAACCCGTAGGCCAGCCCACTCAACACGTAGACCAAGTAACTAATTAATAAAATCATGCCAATGATCAAGCCGTAACGCAGCTTTTCGTGGCGAATTTCCTTTAGTGCTAAAAACATGGGGC
Above is a window of Levilactobacillus zymae DNA encoding:
- a CDS encoding ABC transporter permease, which codes for MFLALKEIRHEKLRYGLIIGMILLISYLVYVLSGLAYGLAQQNTQAIDSWDAQTVTLDRDANVSLSQSLITTATANKLTLTKHQAYVGQAGVVAKAKGKTNVSAQFLGLDQTQFIAKNLKLTTGHKPTTNRQVVADSSLQNQGYRVGDHITLNSVNTKFTIVGFTKNAKLNVAPVVYGTLGAWRTLRGVAPTMQASAIVSQKSGKITTSPLKTYSVQTFVNELPGYSAQNTTFGFMIGFLMIIAVVVIAVFLYILTMQKLPNYAVLRAQGIPARFLVGNTISQALVLVVSGLVLGALLTFATMRALPLGVPISFNLPLLGGVTLGILLTGVLGALIPVRMILKVDPVTVIGG